In Candidatus Electrothrix scaldis, the genomic window TATGCAGTGCCAGAGACAGAGACGCTCAAAGAGAGTGTTGAGTTTGTTATTTCCCAAGATTTTGATTTTCTGCATTATTGCCCTATATGTAAGGCAGGGCAGTTACCGTTGTCCGGCGAGACTGACCAACGGCGTATTGCTGCCCTGCATCGACTTTGCATTCGGAACAGTCTGGCGGACTGGGAGAAAAACGGCTTTGAGGAAGATACTTTTATCAATTCTTTAGAACTATCGCTTTCGCTTAATGTTTTTGAAAAAATAGCTGCCAGCAGTACGGTATTGGAAAGATTGTCCACGGTACGATTTGAAGAATGGCACAAGTTTTTTTTGGAAGACCTTGTTAAATGGAGAAAGAAAGTTAAGGAACATCCACAATCTGTTCTTGCAGATATCTTTCAGCAGTTTTCTGGAAATAATGAGCTGGTACGGCAGGCATGCTCTCTGTTATTTGGTGAATTGGACAGAACTACCGAGAATGTTTTACAGGAAGCTGATTTGACAGATAAAGAAAATCGACTGAACACTGCTCTCCAACTGGCCAAGACAGACAAAGAAAAAGCAATTGCTTACGGCAACTATGCCATTTTTTTGGCAGGTCAGAAGCAGGATTACCCGGCAGCAGAGGCGATGTACGAACGGGCCGTGGAGGCTGATCCTCAATATGCGAACGCTCTCGGTAACTACGCTTGGTTTCTGCATGATCAGAAGAAAGATTACTCCGCAGCTGAAGCAATGTACCTCCGGGCTTTAGAGGTACACCCTGTCTCTGTTAATATTTTTAATAATTATGCTATATTATTGGATGAGCGGAAAAAGGATTATGCGGCGGCTGAAGTCATGTACAAGCGGGCGATTGAGGCCGAACCAAAGTTTGCGCGAGCTCTCAGCAACTATGCCAATTTTTTAGCTGATCAGAAAAAGGATTATGCGGCGGCTGAAGTCATGTACAAGCGGGCGATTGAGGCCGAACCAAAGTTTGCGCGAGCTCTCAGCAACTATGCCAATTTTTTAGCTGATCAGAAGAAGGATTATGCGGCGGCTGAAGTCATGTACAAGCGGGCGATTGAGGCGAAACCAAAGTTTGCGAGAGCTCTCGGCAACTACGCCAATTTTCTGGCTGATCAGAAGAAGGACTACGCGGCAGCGGAAGCGATGTACGAGCGGGCTGTGGAGGCTGACCCGAAACAAACATGTAATCTCTGCAAATACTCTGTATTTATAGAGAACAAAAAAGAAGACTACACAGCAGCGAAAGCAATGTACCAGCGGGCTGTAGAGGCTGATCCGAATCGTACTTGTGTTGCCTGTAAATATGCTATTTTTTTAGAGAAAAGTGATTGTGTTGCAGCGGAAGCGATGTACAAGCGGGCCGTGGAGGCCGATCCAAATCATGCGAACACTCTCGGCAGCTACGCCAATTTTCTTGCCGATCAGAAGAAAGATTATCCGGCGGCAGAGGCGATGTACGAGCGGGCCGTGGAGGCTGACTCGAAGCATGCGAGTAATCTGGGCAACTACGCCTATTTTCTGGGGTATCAGAAAAAGGATTACGCAGCAGCTCAAGCGATGTACGAGGGGGCCGTGGAGGCCGATCCGAAGCATGCGCGTAATCTTGGCAACTACGCCGTCTTTCTGAAGAATCAGAAGCAGGATTACGTAGCGGCGGAAGCGATGTACGAGCGGGCCGTGGAGGCTGATCCGAAACATGCGCGTAATCTTGCTGGCTACGCTATTCTTCTGGATGTGTACAAAAAAGATTATGCGGCAGCGGAAAAGATGTATCAACGCTCTCTTGAGGCAGCACCGGAGAATGCAAATTGCCTCGGCAACTATACACGACTGCTTTTCCTGGGGGGAGATAAAACCAAGGCCGTCGAAATGCTCGAACAGGCAGAGCGGCATCAGGAAAAACATCCCCCGGATTTATCCGTGGAACTAGCCTTCTACCGCTACGCCCACTGCCAACCTCAACCCATCGACCCCCTGAAAAAACTCCTGCTGGACGGTGTGCGTTCCCTTGGCTGGAACCTGAAAGACAATGTCCGCCGCGCCGGGCAGGACGGCCACCCCAACCCTGCACTGCTGACCGCCCTTGGCAAAGTCATCAGCGACGATGAATCACTAGAAACCTTGGAGCAATTCGAGGAATGGAGTGAAGCCAATGACTGAAATAGAATTTCGTCTCCCCAAAGATAACTCGGCTCTGGAAGCCGCTGTCGCAGAATTCATTCAAGCTGAGTTCAAGCAGACCGCGCAGTTCACCCCGGAACCGCAGCCCGATGGAGAGCATAAAGATAAAGGCTTGTTAGATATAGCCTGGCAGTTGGTTGTAATTGCGGCTACCATTGAAGGCTCGCTTCAGTTTGCCGAGCGGGCAAAGCGGATGGAGCGGGTTAAAAAGCTGCTGGCCGTCATTCAGACCAGCGGAAAACCTGTCTATCTCAAGGTTCGCGGCAAGGTCATTGATCTGTCCAAACAATCTGTGGACAAAATCATGGACTTACTGGCCGGGGATGACGATGATCAGCAGTAACAGCGCGAGAGACTGAACATGCCAACCCGAAAACTTGTCAGCTTTGACTGGGCCATGAAAAAGCTCCTGCGGAGCAAGGCCAACTTTGACATCCTGGAAGGTTTCCTCAGCGAACTCCTGAAAGAGGATATCCACATCCTGGAGATCCTGGAAAGCGAAAGCAATAAGGAGGAACAACAGGACAAGTTTAACCGGGTGGATCTGAAGGTCAGAAACCAGGACAATGAGCTGGTCATCATTGAGGTGCAGTATGACCGCGAGCTTGATTACCTCCAACGTATTCTCTTCAGTACTGCCAAGGTCATTACTGAGCACCTCAGTGAGGGCGATCCGTATTCCTCTGTGTCTAAGGTGATTTCGGTTAATATTCTCTATTTCGATCTCGGCCAGGGCACAGATTATGTCTATCATGGCTCAACATCTTTTCAGGGTATTCATAATCAGGATATCCTTCAGCTCTCGGAAAGCCAGAAAAAGATGTATCAGAAAAAAGAGGTGCATCTGATTTTTCCTGAATACTATCTCATCAAAATTAATAGCTTTGATGATATTGCCAAGGACAGCCTGGACGAGTGGATCTATTTTCTCAAAAATGAGGAGATTAAAGAGGAGTTTCGGGCCAAGGGACTGGAAAAGGCCAAGCATGAACTGGACATTATGAAGCTCCCTGAAAAGGAACAGCGGGCCTATGAACGCTATCGGGATAACCTCCATTATCAGGCCAGCATGTTTGAGACGTCTTATACGGCTGCTATTCTGGAAGGACGGAGAGAAGGTCTGAAAGAAGGAAAGCTTGAAGGTCTGAAGGAAGGTAAGCTGGAAGGAATCAAGGAAGGGAAGCAAGAAGGTATAAAGGAAGGCGAGAAGAAGAAGGCCATGCAGATTGCCCGCAAACTTCTTACAACAGGTGAGTTGGATGTCCAGAGTATCGCAGCTATGACAGAGTTGAGTGAAGAAGAGGTAAACGCATTGAAAAATAAAGAGGAAAATATATGAGGGCCATTATTCATGTCCTTTGAACGTTTTGTCAGCTTCCGCTATCTGCGGGCCAAGCGCAAACAAAAATTTATTTCCCTCATCTCGGTTATCTCCGTGCTCGGAGTCGCTGTCGGGGTAATGGCCCTGATCGTGGTGCTCTCCGTCTATACCGGTTTTACCGAGGGGCTACGGGATCAGATTATCGGCATCAATGCCCATGTTATGATCCATCGACCGGGCAGTGGGATTGCTGATCCTCAGCAACTGAAACAGGATGTCGAATCGGTCAATGGGGTCCAGGCTGCTACCCCGAATATCTACGCCCAGGCCCTGATCACCTCGGGGCAATATTCCTCAGGCATAGCAGTGCGCGGAATTGATCCTGCCACTGCGGGTCGGGTTTTTAACCTGGAAGCCAAGATGGTCAGCGGTCGTTTGATTGACTTGGCTGATACTTTCGGACTTCCTCTTATTTTTCTTGGTCAGGAGCTGGCAGCGCAGCTACGGGTGGATATGGGCTGGAAGATTCGCCTGCTTTCACCGAATGGAACGCTTACGCCTATGGGAGTACTCCCCAAGGTGCAGACCTGCGTGGTTGGCGGGATTTTTGCCACGGGTATGTATGAGTACGATTCCACCATCGGTTTTGTCAATCTGGAGACCGCGCGTCGACTGGTCGGGATAGACGGTGACGGGGTGCAGAGTCTTGAGTTACGGGTGGCTGATATTGACAAGGCTGATGCCGTGGCTGAGGCGGTGCGGCAGCATATCGGGCCTTCTTATCTGGTGCGGGATTGGAAACAGGCCAATCAAAATCTCTTTGCCGCCCTGAAGCTGGAGAAAATCGGGATTTTTATCGCCTTGGCATTGATTATTTTGGTGGCCTCCCTGAATATTATCAGCGCCCTGGTCATGGTGGTGATGGAGAAAAATAAGGATATTGCCATCCTTAAATCTATG contains:
- a CDS encoding Rpn family recombination-promoting nuclease/putative transposase; the encoded protein is MPTRKLVSFDWAMKKLLRSKANFDILEGFLSELLKEDIHILEILESESNKEEQQDKFNRVDLKVRNQDNELVIIEVQYDRELDYLQRILFSTAKVITEHLSEGDPYSSVSKVISVNILYFDLGQGTDYVYHGSTSFQGIHNQDILQLSESQKKMYQKKEVHLIFPEYYLIKINSFDDIAKDSLDEWIYFLKNEEIKEEFRAKGLEKAKHELDIMKLPEKEQRAYERYRDNLHYQASMFETSYTAAILEGRREGLKEGKLEGLKEGKLEGIKEGKQEGIKEGEKKKAMQIARKLLTTGELDVQSIAAMTELSEEEVNALKNKEENI
- a CDS encoding lipoprotein-releasing ABC transporter permease subunit yields the protein MSFERFVSFRYLRAKRKQKFISLISVISVLGVAVGVMALIVVLSVYTGFTEGLRDQIIGINAHVMIHRPGSGIADPQQLKQDVESVNGVQAATPNIYAQALITSGQYSSGIAVRGIDPATAGRVFNLEAKMVSGRLIDLADTFGLPLIFLGQELAAQLRVDMGWKIRLLSPNGTLTPMGVLPKVQTCVVGGIFATGMYEYDSTIGFVNLETARRLVGIDGDGVQSLELRVADIDKADAVAEAVRQHIGPSYLVRDWKQANQNLFAALKLEKIGIFIALALIILVASLNIISALVMVVMEKNKDIAILKSMGAKTGSIMRIFFYQGAVIGITGTVLGVGAGLGLCSLLKRYKIIELPRNVYPMSTMPIKVVPEDIAVVAIVAVLITLLATLYPSWKASRVRPADALTYE